From the genome of Lotus japonicus ecotype B-129 chromosome 6, LjGifu_v1.2, one region includes:
- the LOC130725831 gene encoding uncharacterized protein LOC130725831, translating into MSMATVTSCSSMLTPPLSLRPTSKFPPFSSTLHLTNSKGSISVLFCSSPKAIPVTEQQVLEAIADSDDKSLPCVRTYENDLSCLTLVGAVDSQQAVTAAAADGGEVASEHIDAGLDAMVVETVFPGPSDDHSTVSTRLFLPARKVKEKAAKLRKTLSQDIFSGTTSKNVLAMTFRQVVLEQIWNFDLIVFRPGEERRIEDLEKPREVPASFTLSTSDEYLISMLAEAVCASALQTTQRQFLDDLHGGNRSGFFKWFRKPERIESKDSTVILYKLFEDEMVENARSLLDNYNLMKDGFKHVNIKSGHFWWKPSSYKKLEKIGGSDFSAWASEYVPAYRLEIDTKIMGDAKIDGWKKSAENRWEVLLTHSQMVGLAEMLDMYYVDPYTLPDKELSCGVASKFANVSNRKGSASISKLLSVTLASGIFLVAISALGLFPRLSKERKHTVEHRSLPSSEVNIAMHDLLDTTKLEEFCVSAVAKVKNAFGWSDEIKVEDGIGACIGEVPAYLRGEGAAPLSTSSEDTDAVAKVSMQDIASYQVVFSGEGKIVGFQPLSLVAVNQWATNPLARELYGGKKLTPGMVEPGLKIPLPEKVIVVELLMSVNQDAYFAMARPFR; encoded by the exons ATGTCAATGGCTACTGTAACAAGCTGCAGCTCAATGCTCACCCCTCCACTCTCTCTCCGCCCCACTTCCAAATTCCCACCATTCTCCTCCACGCTGCACCTCACCAACTCCAAAGGTTCCATCTCTGTCCTCTTCTGTTCCTCTCCCAAGGCCATTCCGGTGACTGAGCAGCAAGTCCTGGAAGCCATTGCTGACTCCGACGACAAGAGCCTCCCATGTGTCAGAACCTACGAGAATGACTTGTCTTGCCTCACCCTCGTCGGAGCCGTCGATTCCCAGCAGGCTGTCACAGCTGCCGCAGCTGACGGCGGTGAAGTCGCCTCCGAGCATATTGACGCCGGCTTGGATGCCATGGTCGTGGAAACCGTGTTTCCTGGTCCTTCCGATGACCACAGCACCGTCTCCACTCgactg TTTTTACCTGCTAggaaagttaaagaaaaagctGCTAAACTCAGGAAGACTCTCTCTCAAGATATATTTTCCGGCACTACATCTAAGAATGTACTGGCTATGACCTTTAGGCAAGTGGTTTTGGAGCAGATTTGGAACTTTGATCTTATTGTCTTTCGACCAGGAGAAGAACGAAGAATTGAGGATCTTGAAAAGCCAAGAGAG GTTCCTGCGTCTTTCACTCTCAGCACGTCCGATGAGTATCTTATCTCCATGCTTGCAGAAGCCGTTTGTGCCTCTGCTCTTCAAACCACTCAAAGACAATTTCTTGATGATCTTCATGGTGGTAATAGAAGTGGTTTCTTTAAATGGTTTCGAAAACCTGAAAGGATAGAATCAAAAGATTCCACAGTCATCTTATACAAACTATTTGAAGATGAGATGGTTGAAAATGCTAGGAGTCTATTGGATAACTATAATTTAATGAAGGATGGCTTCAAGCATGTCAATATAAAATCAGGGCATTTCTGGTGGAAGCCTTCCAGTTACaaaaaattagagaaaattGGTGGTTCAGATTTCAGTGCTTGGGCAAGTGAATATGTACCTGCATATCGGTTAGAAATTGACACCAAGATAATGGGAGATGCAAAAATTGATGGCTGGAAGAAGTCCGCAGAGAATAGGTGGGAAGTTCTTTTGACCCACTCTCAAATG GTTGGGTTGGCAGAAATGCTAGACATGTACTATGTGGATCCTTATACGCTACCTGATAAGGAATTATCCTGTGGAGTGGCTTCCAAGTTTGCAAACGTGTCCAATAGAAAG GGGAGTGCTTCTATATCAAAATTGTTGTCAGTCACCCTTGCAAGTGGTATATTTCTTGTAGCAATCAGTGCTCTGGGTCTATTTCCTCGATTAAGCAAGGAAAGGAAACACACTGTAGAACATAGATCTCTACCATCATCTGAAGTCAACATTGCCATGCATGACCTTTTGGATACAACAAAG TTGGAAGAGTTTTGCGTGTCAGCTGTTGCTAAGGTAAAGAATGCTTTTGGCTGGTCTGATGAAATAAAGGTGGAAGATGGCATTGGTGCCTGTATTGGAGAAGTACCTGCTTATTTGAGAGGTGAAGGTGCTGCTCCTCTTTCTACTTCTTCAGAGGATACAGATGCAGTTGCAAAAGTGTCCATGCAGGATATTGCTAGTTATCAG GTGGTTTTCTCTGGCGAGGGGAAGATAGTTGGTTTTCAACCCTTGAGTCTGGTGGCAGTCAATCAATGGGCTACTAATCCTCTAGCAAGGGAGCTCTATGGAGGGAAAAAGCTTACCCCAG GTATGGTTGAACCAGGTCTCAAGATCCCCCTTCCAGAAAAGGTTATTGTTGTAGAGTTGCTTATGTCAGTAAACCAAGATGCCTATTTTGCTATGGCCAGGCCATTTCGGTGA
- the LOC130726029 gene encoding transcription elongation factor 1 homolog, producing MGKRKAKAKPAPKKRMDKLDTVFSCPFCNHGSSVECRIDMKNLIGEASCGICQESFSTNITALSEAIDIYSEWIDECERVNTVEDDGA from the exons ATGGGAAAGAGGAAGGCAAAGGCGAAGCCAGCTCCGAAGAAACGAATGGATAAGCTTGACACTGTCTTCAGTTGCCCTTTCTGCAATCATGGCTCTAGTGTTGAATGCCGCAT TGACATGAAGAACTTGATAGGGGAAGCTTCTTGCGGGATATGCCAAGAGAGCTTTAGCACTAACATCACAG CTTTATCTGAGGCAATAGACAT ATACAGTGAGTGGATTGATGAATGTGAACGGGTGAACACCGTGGAAGATGATGGTGCTTAG
- the LOC130726028 gene encoding OPA3-like protein: MVLPLLKLGTLLVKTLSKPVASRLKQQAALHPRFRQLIINMAQANHQVSTKMQRRIYGHATDVEIRPLNEEKAVQAAVDLIGELFVFSVAGVLVVFEVQRSARSEARKEEIRKQELGAMKQKSEDLAQEVELLKHRLQEIEQMARGRGLAGVLNFRQGNTENAKTEKPA, translated from the exons ATGGTTCTGCCACTTTTGAAACTTGGAACGTTGTTAGTCAAAACCCTCAGCAAACCAGTTGCTAGTAGGCTCAAGCAGCAAGCTGCACTTCACCCTAGGTTCCGACAACTCATCATTAACATGGCCCAG GCTAATCATCAAGTCTCAACAAAAATGCAAAGGCGCATCTATGGTCATGCAACAGATGTTGAGATTCGCCCTTTGAATGAGGAGAAAGCTGTTCAAGCTGCTGTAGACCTTATTGGAGAACTCTTTGTCTTCTCG GTTGCAGGAGTTCTTGTGGTCTTTGAGGTACAAAGAAGTGCTAGATCTGAAGCACGAAAGGAGGAGATACGAAAGCAAGAGCTAGGG GCTATGAAGCAAAAGAGTGAGGACTTGGCACAAGAGGTAGAACTTCTTAAGCATAGACTTCAAGAAATTGAACAGATGGCCAGGGGACGAGGACTTGCTGGTGTTCTAAATTTCAGACAGGGTAATACAGAAAATGCAAAGACAGAGAAACCTGCTTGA
- the LOC130725772 gene encoding uncharacterized protein LOC130725772, which produces MCKHRHKLKFATYCSTTWLVHKQKFAKAWTNHVMHFGTTTSNRAEGAHASLKLMLRNSKGDLATSWDASHSLTTNRHTEIVASFERSMNKIDHLFKTPFYTNIRGFVSIKCLKLIDAELTRMRACGGRCDCLLRETHGLPCGCQLAAFLHPYIDTVTDVEDDGNCGYRSIAALLGHSAGQDGWPWVRASLIQELELRLHELRLHGVCLHELCLHELCLPQLRLLE; this is translated from the exons atgtgcaagcatagacacaagttgaaatttgccacttattgttctactacatggttggtccacaagcagaaatttgccaaggcatggacaaatcatgtgatgcattttggaacaacaacaagtaacag ggctgaaggtgcacatgccagcttgaagttgatgttgcggaacagtaagggtgacctggccacatcatgggatgcgtcgcatagtttgaccaccaatcgtcacactgagatagtagcatcgtttgagcgcagtatgaataaaattgatcaccttttcaagacccctttctacacaaatattagGGGATTTGTGTCAATCAAATGCCTGAAACTCATTGATGCTGAACTGACAAGAATGCGAGCCTGCGGCGGCAGATGCGATTGcttattgagagagactcatggactaccttgcggttgtcaacTTGCAG CCTTTCTCCATCCATATATTGACACAGTTAcagatgttgaggatgatggtaactgtggctatagatccATTGCTGCATTACTGGGACATTCCGCCGGTCAGGACGGTTGGCCTTGGGTTAGGGCTTCATTGATACAAGAACTTGAGCTCCGCCTCCACGAGCTCCGCCTCCACGgggtctgcctccacgagctctgcctccacgagctctgcctcccgcAGCTGCGGCTCCTCGAATAG
- the LOC130722070 gene encoding uncharacterized protein LOC130722070, giving the protein MSMEFQREYLDLILVPSGLLIMFAYHLFLLYKYVNRPHTTVMGFENDDKRTWVAKIMQAENKDVKTALSVLQSHSSTATFLASVSLTLCALIGAWIANNSSVFFQSQLIYGDTRPTTISIKYICLLICFLLAFSCFVQSARHFVHANYLISMPDSFVPVSSVQLAVVRGSDFWSLGLRALYFALDLLLWFFGPMPMFVCSVAMVLVLHYLDSNSRPLHSTMMPVSYGKMRP; this is encoded by the exons ATGAGTATGGAGTTCCAAAGGGAGTACCTGgatttgattttggtccctagTGGGTTGCTCATCATGTTTGCTTATCACCTCTTTCTGCTATACAAATATGTCAATCGCCCTCACACTACAGTCATGGGATTTGAGAATGATGACAAGAGAACTTGGGTTGCAAAAATCATGCAG GCTGAAAACAAGGATGTTAAAACAGCTTTGTCTGTCCTTCAAAGCCACTCATCAACTGCTACATTCTTGGCCTCAGTCTCTTTGACTCTTTGTGCTCTTATTGGAGCTTGGATTGCCAACAATTCTAGTGTTTTCTTCCAGAGCCAATTAATCTATGGTGACACAAGACCAACCACCATTTCTATCAAGTACATTTGCCTCCTAATCTGCTTCCTCCTTGCTTTCTCATGCTTTGTTCAGTCAGCAAGGCACTTTGTTCATGCAAACTACTTGATAAGCATGCCAGATAGTTTTGTCCCAGTGAGTAGTGTGCAGCTTGCAGTTGTGAGGGGAAGTGATTTTTGGTCACTTGGTCTAAGAGCACTCTATTTTGCTCTTGACTTGCTTCTTTGGTTTTTTGGGCCAATGCCCATGTTTGTTTGCTCAGTGGCTATGGTGCTGGTTCTCCATTATCTTGACTCAAATTCAAGGCCATTGCACTCTACTATGATGCCAGTTTCATATGGCAAAATGAGGCCTTGA